In one window of Zhihengliuella sp. ISTPL4 DNA:
- the yidC gene encoding membrane protein insertase YidC: MGLDLLFASATPSPEPASGGFDLLGTILWPLKWVVELILVAWHWLLTAVGLPAASGITWVLSIVGLVIVVRAALIPLFVKQIKSQRKMMEIAPELRKVQEKYRGKKDQLSREAMSRETMALYKKHGTTPMSSCLPLLVQMPIFFSLYSVLSDVSKHARDNVGGVGLLSPELTKEFYDAKLFGVASLHETLGNAIDAQNVTAIIILVTLVVLMIASQFITQLQIISKNLSPEAKTGQAYQMQKIMLYVLPLGFIFSGVFFPLGVVIYWFISNLWTMGQQFLVIREMPTPGSEAAKAREERLARKGKAIDSSGKVVPMSVYEAEQQRLLEEAEKAKAEAPKRQQPVGKKRAKKKGNAS, translated from the coding sequence GTGGGTCTTGACCTTCTGTTCGCCAGTGCCACCCCCAGCCCGGAACCGGCATCCGGCGGATTCGATCTGCTCGGCACGATCCTGTGGCCGCTGAAGTGGGTCGTCGAGCTCATCCTCGTCGCCTGGCACTGGCTGCTGACGGCCGTCGGTCTCCCGGCGGCGTCCGGCATCACCTGGGTCCTCTCGATCGTCGGCCTCGTGATCGTGGTCCGGGCAGCGCTCATCCCGCTGTTCGTGAAGCAGATCAAGAGCCAGCGGAAGATGATGGAAATCGCTCCTGAACTGCGCAAAGTCCAGGAGAAGTACCGCGGTAAGAAGGATCAGCTCTCTCGTGAGGCGATGAGCCGCGAGACGATGGCGCTGTACAAGAAGCACGGCACGACGCCGATGTCGAGCTGTCTGCCCCTGCTCGTGCAGATGCCGATCTTCTTCTCGCTTTACAGCGTGCTGAGCGACGTCAGCAAGCATGCGCGCGACAACGTGGGTGGCGTCGGCCTGCTGAGCCCGGAGCTCACGAAGGAGTTCTACGACGCGAAGCTCTTCGGCGTCGCGTCACTGCACGAGACGCTGGGCAATGCCATCGACGCGCAGAACGTCACGGCGATCATCATCCTGGTCACCCTCGTCGTCCTGATGATCGCGTCGCAGTTCATCACCCAGCTGCAGATCATCTCGAAGAACCTGTCGCCGGAGGCCAAGACCGGCCAGGCGTACCAGATGCAGAAGATCATGCTCTACGTGCTCCCGCTGGGCTTCATCTTCTCGGGCGTGTTCTTCCCGCTCGGTGTCGTCATCTACTGGTTCATCTCGAACCTGTGGACCATGGGCCAGCAGTTCCTCGTCATTCGCGAGATGCCCACCCCGGGTTCCGAAGCGGCGAAGGCACGTGAGGAGCGACTGGCGCGTAAGGGCAAGGCCATCGATTCCTCGGGCAAGGTCGTCCCGATGTCGGTGTACGAGGCTGAGCAGCAGCGTCTGCTGGAGGAGGCCGAGAAGGCCAAGGCCGAGGCGCCGAAGCGGCAGCAGCCCGTCGGCAAGAAGCGTGCGAAGAAGAAGGGGAACGCGTCATGA
- a CDS encoding ParA family protein, whose product MDTPLAREIADLSVRRRALEAVSVEFSGETRILTVSNQKGGVGKTTSAVNIASALAGLGAKVLVIDLDPQGNASTALGVPHNADTPSVYDVLIDEFPLAEIVQPSPESPNLFCAPSAIHLAGAEIELVAQVAREHRLRRALEDYLSENPVDFVIIDCPPSLGLLTINAFTAANEVFIPIQCEYYALEGLSQLLGSIQMIQKHLNPGLHLSTILLTMFDGRTRLAQQVAEEVRSHFPSQVLDTVIPRSVRVSEAPSFGQTVIAYDGQSAGAIAYREAAVEIASRETQSKEK is encoded by the coding sequence ATGGATACCCCCCTCGCGCGAGAAATCGCGGATCTCTCCGTTCGACGCCGCGCGCTGGAAGCGGTGTCCGTCGAATTCAGCGGAGAGACCCGCATCCTCACGGTGTCGAATCAGAAGGGCGGCGTGGGGAAGACCACGAGTGCCGTGAACATCGCATCCGCGCTGGCGGGCCTGGGTGCGAAGGTTCTCGTCATCGACCTGGATCCGCAGGGGAATGCTTCCACCGCGCTCGGCGTCCCGCACAACGCTGACACTCCGAGCGTGTACGACGTCCTCATCGATGAGTTCCCTCTCGCCGAGATCGTGCAGCCCAGCCCGGAGAGCCCGAACCTCTTCTGCGCGCCGAGCGCGATCCATCTCGCCGGCGCTGAGATCGAACTCGTGGCGCAGGTCGCCCGGGAGCATCGTCTGCGGCGGGCTCTGGAGGACTATCTCTCCGAGAATCCCGTCGACTTCGTCATCATCGACTGTCCTCCGTCTTTGGGCCTCCTGACGATCAACGCGTTCACCGCCGCGAACGAGGTCTTCATCCCCATCCAGTGCGAGTATTACGCATTGGAAGGCCTGAGCCAGCTGCTCGGCAGTATCCAGATGATCCAGAAGCACCTCAACCCAGGCCTGCACCTGTCGACGATCCTCCTCACGATGTTCGACGGCCGCACGCGCCTCGCGCAACAGGTGGCAGAGGAAGTCCGTTCCCACTTCCCGTCGCAGGTGCTGGACACCGTGATTCCGCGGTCGGTGCGCGTGTCGGAAGCCCCCAGTTTCGGCCAGACGGTCATCGCTTACGACGGTCAGTCCGCCGGAGCGATCGCGTACCGTGAGGCCGCCGTCGAGATCGCGTCACGAGAGACGCAGAGCAAGGAGAAATGA
- a CDS encoding Jag family protein, whose protein sequence is MSEVATESIEPTVAQLENEGDVAADYLEELLDIADIDGDLNLDVRQGRAYVSVEAEGDSLALLSAPDTVQALQELTRLAVQNKTGSFSRLILDIGGSRDARRRQLVVLVEAAAAKLDEGSSQASLPAMSSYERKLVHDIAAERGLVSESYGEGADRHTVLRRH, encoded by the coding sequence ATGAGTGAGGTCGCGACCGAGAGCATCGAGCCCACCGTGGCCCAGCTCGAGAACGAGGGCGATGTCGCCGCGGACTACCTCGAGGAGCTGCTGGATATCGCCGACATCGACGGTGACCTGAACCTCGACGTCCGTCAGGGCCGCGCGTACGTGTCGGTCGAAGCCGAGGGGGACTCTCTCGCGCTGCTCTCCGCTCCCGACACCGTCCAGGCGCTGCAGGAGCTGACCCGCCTGGCGGTGCAGAACAAGACCGGCTCCTTCTCGCGCCTCATCCTCGACATCGGAGGGTCTCGCGACGCACGACGCCGTCAGCTCGTGGTCCTGGTCGAGGCGGCAGCCGCGAAGCTTGACGAAGGCTCTTCCCAGGCGTCGCTGCCGGCGATGTCGAGCTACGAGCGCAAGCTGGTGCATGACATCGCTGCGGAGCGTGGGCTCGTCTCCGAGTCGTACGGCGAGGGCGCGGACCGCCACACGGTCCTGCGTCGTCACTGA
- a CDS encoding ParB/RepB/Spo0J family partition protein — protein MAKRTGLGRGIGALIPTADQAERPVDVFFPGAKIAPAAEAPSADTETTAEAELEAVPGIHLIQVDPQAIVPNPRQPRTHFNPEDLAELVHSVREFGVLQPVVVRKNAEGEYELIMGERRTRAAREAGLESIPAIVRDTADEDLLRDALLENLHRSELNPLEEASAYQQLLDDFGITQEELAARIGRSRPQISNTIRLLKLPVPVQQRVAAGVLTAGHARAILSVDSPEAMQRLADKVVNEDLSVRATEEAAKSQPSAGKAAKPTPGARRAYLDEVAGKLGDRLNTRVRIALGARKGQVTIDFASIQDLNRILEELGEEGYGSAR, from the coding sequence ATGGCGAAGCGCACCGGACTCGGCCGAGGAATCGGCGCCCTGATCCCCACGGCAGATCAGGCAGAACGTCCTGTCGACGTGTTCTTCCCCGGAGCCAAGATCGCTCCGGCGGCCGAAGCCCCCTCGGCGGACACGGAAACGACTGCTGAGGCCGAGCTGGAGGCCGTTCCCGGAATTCACCTCATCCAGGTCGACCCGCAGGCGATCGTCCCCAACCCGCGTCAGCCGCGCACGCACTTCAACCCCGAGGACCTCGCGGAGCTCGTGCACAGCGTCCGGGAGTTCGGCGTGCTGCAGCCCGTCGTCGTCCGCAAGAACGCCGAGGGCGAGTACGAACTGATCATGGGGGAGCGGCGTACCCGTGCCGCCCGAGAGGCCGGGCTCGAGTCGATTCCGGCCATCGTCCGCGACACCGCCGACGAAGACCTGCTGCGGGACGCGCTGCTGGAGAACCTGCACCGCTCCGAGCTCAACCCGCTGGAAGAGGCATCGGCGTACCAGCAGCTCCTCGATGACTTCGGCATCACGCAGGAGGAGCTCGCGGCGCGGATCGGCCGTTCCCGCCCCCAGATCAGCAACACCATCCGCCTGCTCAAGCTCCCGGTGCCGGTGCAGCAGCGAGTGGCAGCGGGGGTGCTCACCGCGGGCCACGCCCGCGCGATCCTCAGCGTCGACTCGCCGGAGGCGATGCAGCGCCTGGCGGACAAGGTCGTGAACGAAGACCTCTCCGTCCGCGCCACGGAGGAGGCCGCCAAGTCGCAGCCCTCTGCAGGGAAGGCAGCGAAACCCACCCCGGGCGCCCGCCGTGCGTACCTCGACGAGGTGGCCGGGAAGCTCGGCGACCGCCTCAACACCCGGGTCCGCATCGCACTGGGTGCTCGGAAAGGCCAGGTCACGATTGATTTCGCATCAATCCAGGATCTGAACCGGATCCTCGAGGAGCTCGGCGAAGAGGGGTACGGCTCCGCGCGGTGA
- the rsmG gene encoding 16S rRNA (guanine(527)-N(7))-methyltransferase RsmG — protein MSETSDSGEKIVEQEPTVAAELFGDRVEIARRFTDSLAREGEERGLIGPLELPRLWTRHILNSAIAAPLFHGSVADIGSGAGLPGLVLAIARPDVSWTLVEPMERRINWLTEQVNDLGLSNVTILRARAEDVRAKGAFDVVTARAVSALRTLIPLTAPLVRDGGELALLKGMNAANEIEAARKQIAKFKLSDVRVEVLGEGLLPETTRVVRARVR, from the coding sequence GTGTCCGAGACGAGCGATTCCGGCGAGAAGATCGTCGAGCAGGAGCCGACTGTCGCTGCCGAGCTGTTCGGAGACCGCGTGGAGATCGCTCGGCGGTTCACGGACTCCCTCGCGCGTGAGGGGGAGGAGCGGGGTCTGATCGGGCCGCTCGAACTGCCCCGCTTGTGGACCCGTCACATCCTGAACAGCGCGATCGCCGCCCCACTCTTCCACGGTTCCGTGGCGGACATCGGGTCTGGTGCCGGACTGCCCGGTCTGGTGCTCGCCATCGCGCGCCCCGATGTGTCATGGACGCTGGTGGAGCCGATGGAGCGTCGGATCAACTGGTTGACGGAGCAGGTGAACGACCTCGGGCTCTCGAACGTCACCATTCTCCGTGCGCGCGCGGAGGACGTCCGTGCGAAGGGTGCCTTCGACGTCGTCACGGCCCGCGCGGTGAGCGCATTACGTACTTTGATTCCACTGACGGCTCCGCTGGTCCGCGACGGCGGTGAGCTTGCCCTCCTGAAGGGGATGAACGCCGCCAACGAGATCGAGGCGGCGCGGAAGCAGATTGCGAAGTTCAAGCTCTCCGACGTTCGCGTCGAGGTTCTGGGTGAGGGACTGCTCCCCGAGACGACTCGGGTCGTCCGCGCCCGGGTGCGCTGA